gtggagtgttgtaacgccccgagaccgatgtgccaggtgtctttcagttattcgctgttgttgccttgtctttgcttgcgtgtcatgcatttcatatcatggcatcatgtgcatttcgtttgcatacatgtttgtctcatgcatccgagccgtttctccgttgtccgttttgcaatccggcgctcctatgtcctccgatgtccctttctacctcttttcgtgtgcgggtgttaaacgttttcggattggaccgagacttgtcatgcggccttggtttactatggtagaccgcttgtcaagttttgtgccatttggacttcgtttgatactccaatggttaaccgagggaccgaaaaggcctcgtgtgtgttgcagcccaacacccctccaaagtggcccaaaacccacctaaaccccctccatcatctaggtcattcgatcacgatcacgtggctgcaaaccgtgctcaatttggacactcctagctccctctacctataaatatgtggcctcccccgaaaaatCCGTGGTACAAACCCTAATCCTCTTCCCCTCTTGTCCACCAGACATGTCCGTCCCAGACGGACGAAATCACGCCGCCGCCCCGGGCGAATCATAGATCGCCACTTGTCCTGCGCCGgcctcccaccgccgcggcccgtaccggcccagggcgggccctccTCGTCGCCCAACCCGGGCCACGCCCCGCCTCCCAGCGCCGCCCCGCCTCTGCTCCGCGTCGCCGCCCGTCCGCCGCGCCTGCCCGCGCCCGATCCCCGCCGCCAACGCCTCGTTGCCGGCCAGCAGCAGCTCCACCGCGAGCTCCTCCGGCCGCCGCGCCCACTGTCACCACTCCGGCGAGGCGCCCCGCACCGTCCCTGCCACCCAGCGACTCCCGCGCCCCTCTCCggtgaagatccggcccgactccgGCCACCTCTCCGGCGCCAGATCCGGCGAGCCCCGGCCGCGCCAACCGTCTCCTTCCACTATTCCGGCGACGAACTCCGTCGTTCCTCGTTCCGCGCGCCggccgatctggatctcagatctgaaaaaacaccccggttgactttttccctccgaaccctaatttttatgcctacttcattgcatcataactttgcacctgttgctccaattcgtgcgtgtagcatatcaaaatgttcgtctcgacgagtaaatcatttcatctcattgcatcattttcatttgagctcatcttgatgcccgaaatgctattggaagagggctatgtgaggattgtttcagatctgtttcagcaaatgcccttttgtcatttttgccatgattaatgtgtgcatgctatgatcctgagctctacatgtgttttgttatatgccatgccatctttacaggggtgtatgccatgtatttttgtgatctctgtggtgactagcacaagcatgcaaagtagcctactcagtgatgctgatttcagggacttagaatttcactaagtccttgacctgttattgtttttatgccatatgttcatgttgtttcctagtgatctgtgcctcttttgggcatgatcagtaagaatattttgtagaaattgtggtgttctatccatccatgtctttgtttgcatttatggagcaacctagcttgaagtAAATCAAGGTCtaattttgctacaaaatgttcctggcagattgttaacatgtttagcgattttgccaaggttgttgctattgatccgtgcatgctatgttgttgttcttgccatgtctagcttctatgtcatgtcgtcttgctgggtgtatgcttagtttgtcatgcaatgcctcgtagtgagtgcatcgagctcgtaaacatgcctactcgttatctgtttttccatgctccagtttttcactaagtctgaatctgtttatgtttttgctatgttcacatgcttgcaactgTATttcctgatcccttttggcttatggtcattaagggacttttgttatatgctttgagtagtttcacgtcatgccttgctttgccatgatatgttcctgtaacatgtggttttcatgctctaaagattgcttcctgatgataaatttctGACTTGctattaatttcactaagtctgaaacctgttatcttttgcatttttgccatgcttgtttgaacctgttattgtgtgaattagccgtagctcagtgttcatcttttgtcaagcatcatgagtggattcctgccatgtatcttgttgccatgtttgagtgcagtagcttatttatcttgatgcatttagaagactacttgttgtttatcgcagaccggtgccatatttgttttgcttgtcatttccaaaccgtgcatccgattccggagaTCTTTATATCggattcgaccgaaatcacctcacctttccagcggcactcttggatttccaagttggggccaggttcaatcattcctttcgaaatcatgcatatgcaccgcataccgcatcccacatatcatgccatgttcatgtattggttgtttactatgttgtgtgcttctttcctgtgttgcttcttcgggttggttccgataacgtcgtgtttgtgaggaactgttcgtctacgtccgtttgtcttctccatggactcgttcttcttccttgcgggatttcaggcaagatgaccataccctcgaaatcacttctatctttgcttgctagttgctcgctcttttgcttttcctatgctacaatacctaccacttgctatatcatgcctcccatattgttaagccaagcctctaacccaccttgtcctagcaaaccgttgtttggctatgttaccgctttgctcagccccacttatagcgttgttagttgcaggtgaagattggagtttgttccttgatggaacatggatattttgttgggatttcacaatatctcttatttaattaatgcatctatatacttcgtaaaggatggaaggctcggccttatgcctggtgttttgttccactcttgccgccctagtttccgtcatatcggtgttatgttcccagttttgcgttccttacacggttgggttataatgggaaccccttgacagttcgccttgaataaaactcctccagcaaggcccaacattggttttaccatttgccacctagccttttctttcccttgggttggccggctcaagggtcatctttattaaaccccccgggccagtgctcctctgagtgttggtccaacctgtcagctgtcggtggccaccaggcGCAACTCtgtgctggcctaccggaaccttggacaatccggtgtgccctcagaaagagatatgtgcagctcctatcgggatttgtcggcacattcgggtggctttgctggtttagttttaccattgtcgaggatgtcttgtaaccgggatgccgagtctgatcggattgtcttcggagaaggaatatccttcgttgaccatgagagactgtgatgggctaagttgggacacccctgctgggatttgaacttttgaaagtcatgcccgcagttatgggcagatgggaatttattaatgtccgattgtagaaaacctaaagtttatcttaattaaaatacatcaaccgcgtgtgtagccctgatggtctcttctcagcgaggtccaggaagtgaacacggtgttggagttatgcttgacgtaggttgttctaggatcacttcttgatcatagttgttcgaccgtgctttgccttctcttctcgctctcatttgcgtatgttagccaccatatatgctagtcgcttgctgtagctccacctcataccttttaccctacctataagcttaaatagtcttgatcgcgagggtgtgagattgctgagtccccgtgactcacagatacttccaaaaccagattgcaggtgccgatgaaaccgtgcaggtgacacaaccaagctcaacgaggagctcgatgaagatcctgtcttttgtgttgtttcgttttagtcgatcagtagtggagcccagttgggacaatcggggatctgtgtagcttttggggtagtcttcttttattttgggttccatagtcggaccttgtgtgtatctggatgatgtaatgttttattcatgtattgtgtgaagtggcgattgtaagccaactgtgtatctctttcccttatgtattacatgggttgttgtgaagattacctcacttgcgacattgctttcaatgcggttatgcctctaagtcgtgtttccacacgtgggagatatagccgcatcgagggcgttacactgcgTGGGCAACCCCTAGCCTTCTGTCAGCCACTGGCGGTTCCCAGTACTGGAAGTCGGTCGTCCATCTTCTCCCAGTCCTCCACATTGGGACCTCCATCTCGGTTGGATCTGAGGCTACGACTTTGTTCTGGTTTGACCGGTGGGCCGGCGACACCCCCTTCGCGACGCGCTTCCCTGACCTCTTCTCCATCGTTGTCGACCCTTGGATCTCAGTAGAGAGGCCCTTATTGACTTTGGGCGCCTCACATTCCGGAGGCCATTTGGGCCTCCGGATTCTGCCGCATGGCGTGAGTTGCTTGATTGCGTCACTATCCACGAGCCAGTAGTGGGCACTGGCCCGGAtcaggtgaggtggcgccttgagcCGTCAGGCCAATTCTCCACCAAGTCCCTGTAACAGGCCATCGCCCCCTCCACCGCACCTCCCCCCTTATGGCAGTGTGGTCCATCCGCCTACCATTGAAAATCCAGATCTTCATGTGGCAAAGGGTTCGCGGACGGACCCGTCTGGGGTCGAGGTCCGCAAACGCAATGGCCCGGGCTCTGGCCTATGCCCGCTATGCGGTGTCCTCGAAGACTCGAATCATATCTTCTTCTCTTGTGTGTCCACTCAATTTGTGTGGAGCTGCTTTAGAGAGGCGGTTCGTGGGAATTGGTGTCACACCAACTTCCCCGATTTATTTGCCGAACTCCAGAACTCCCCCCTGccttctcgccacattaggtggcttgagatgggagctatcGCTTGGACTCTCTGAATGATCCGCAATAAACTTGTGATCCAACACACTCCTCTTCGACGGGCTACTGACGCTCTTTTCAAAATGTCTGGtgacttgcagctttggcggccgcttagccgcccacaGGACTGGGACGTcatctccgccttcatcgccgaccttcGCTCGATGGCCGTCCGACTGTCGTCGCTGCCCGTCCGCCTCCTCCGGAGCCAGACTAGACGCCTGTTGTGTGCTCCGGCgtccttttttcctttttgtttgggcttgttgagctgtgccctcagcagaaccttttGTACTTCCTTTTGTGAGACTTGGGTGTGTGTTTGAACTAGTCCATGTATGTGTGCTCTTTGGCGGTTTACTTTATTTATAAAGCAGGacaaaagcctttttcggtaaacatTTGCATGTAGGGAGGCGTTACCACTTACAGAGGATCTTCAGGTGACAAACTTGACAGTTGCTTCGGACTGCCAAGGTGTGGTACTAGACTTAAACCAAGGAACAGGAGGGCTGCACTCGGCTATTATACATGAAATAATGGGACGAAGAAGCACTTTCGCTTCGGTTTCTTTCGTTTTTAAGCGTAGAAATCATAATTTCAAGGCTTACAATCTCGTTAAGTTCGCTTGTAATTTAGGGCTGGTCGGCATGTTTGGCTGGGAGTCTCTAATGACCAACATCGTGTACCTATGAACATTGGTATTATCTAATAAAGTGGCGAGATTTCTTCAAAAAAAACTAACTTGTCTAAAAAAAAGGCAAGCTGCACTAACAATAATATTACGAGCGAAAAAAAGATTCAGCCACTTCCACTCCTCGGAGGTGCATGCCACTTCCACTCGATGGGAGGTGATCCAGAGAAGATGGAGTTGCTGGCTTGCAAAAGGGCGGTGGAGCTGGCGGAGGAATTCAACATTACTAGCTTGCACATCGAGATGGATTGCCTGGAGGTGGTCCGCAAGATTCAGAATGAGGAAGCCGATCTCTCCGTGCTGGGGCCGATGATCAGAGAGGTGAAAAACATGCTGGCAAAGAAAGAAAGATGGAAGGAGACTTGGGTAAGGAGAACGGCGAATGGCACTGCGCACGGGTTGGCCAAGGAGGAGGTAACAAATAATATTAGTAAGATTTGGGTGCAAGCACCACCAGACTGTATTCTTCATATTATTTCGGCAGAAATTCCTGCCTTTCATGAATAAATAGAGACGCGgttgatttcaaaaaaaaaaaaggaaaaaaagattcaGCCGACCTATCCGACGCAAGGGGCTGCATCATGCTCATCGGATGCATCGCGCCGAGGCGGCAGCCAAGCTCCTGCTCGGCTCGTCCGAGGCGCAAATCTTGGCAACAGCGACGCCTGTTTTCTTGCTTTTCGTGATTATGTCGAACCTGATACGATGCCCCGCGTCCGCCTATATAAGGATTCGGAGCACTGCCGCTCCATTCATTCACCGGTGCGAGACAAAGGCCTTTGATCTGTGCTTGCAATGGCGTCCGCCGGACGGTCGCTCCTCTACGGCCTGCTGGTGCTGGTGCTGGCCCTCCTCTGCGGCGGCGCTCTGGCGGCTCCGCCGAAGCGCTACCTCTCCGTCAGCCTCGACCAGGTGGTCGCCTCCAAGGCTCGAGCCCAGTGCTATGATCCCTCCTCGTTTTCAGGTATGGGTCAGAGCACTAGTATACCTGTACAAAATACACCAAAGAAAAGGTATGGAATACTACGGGTGTGAAATTACCGTAGAAACTTCTGATGCTTCGTTTAGAGAAAAAAGAGATGTTGCTGCTttctcgggagtgtgatttttctaCCATGCACGAGATATATCATGCACGCGTTCACCATCTGTCTTTACTTTGAGATTTGtggcgcgttttctgttttttgatACATTTTGTCTTGTTTGAAAATATTATGACACATTTTAAAAGAAGAAAATCAATGAAAACGTTCGGCGACAGTATGGAATAAAACAAATTTTGTCACACAAACTAAAGAACGTGTTTTTTTTTAGGATCCAAGAACGTGTGATATGAATCGCAAAGCAGAGACAGAAATAATTTCCATACTTTTCTCACAAAAAAAGAAGAAATTATTTCCATCCATGCCGGGCTCTCGGTGACAACTCGCCTGGGCAACTCCGCACAAAACATCTAGAGTGTGAAGCAAATCTATACATATACAGCtacatctttttttttttgagaaatatatACAGCTATATCCATCCACTAGATCACTACGCGTCTAATACGCCGAAAGCTTTAATTTAGGCACAAATAGTTTTTAGAATGTTATAAGAACAAAAACATTTACTTTTATCATTATTACAGAAAGAGCAATACATATATGTAGCATGTGATATGTAAATGATTGACAGGCGAGACTTCTGGCAACAAGTTCGCCATCCATCCATCTTGCAGCACGGCCGAGCAGGCGGGACGCAATCGCGACATCGCCAACCACGACAGAGCCCGACTGAGCACCATCCGCCAAAGGTCTTACCCTTCAGCCATGCCTCCGATGGCCATGCCTCCGATCCCTCCGTTCATTTTCCCGCCAAGCCCCACACCAGGTTCAGCACCAGCAAAGGGCATGCCTCCGATGTTACCAGTCATCGCCTTCCCTCCGATGTTCTTTCCGCCAAATCCCGCACCATCAGAGGGGATGCCTCCAGTCCCAGCCGTAGCCTTCCCTCCGATATACTTCCCGCCGGCCCCTGCACCAGCGGAGGGGCCGTCCGTCACCATCCCGGACGTGCCGGGGACCAGCGGCTACAACATAACGGAGTTCATCGTCATAGTTGGCTTCGGCACGCCGCCTCAGCCATCTGCTCTGCTGTTCGACACCGGCAGCGACCTGTCGTGGGTCCAGTGCCAGCCGTGCGCCGCCGGACACTGTTACCAACAACGCGACCCGCTTTTCGACCCGACCAAATCCTCCACCTACGAAGTCGTGCGATGCGGTACGCCAAAGTGCTCGGTGGCCGGCGGCATGTGCAACGGCACCACCTGCCTGTACCGCGTCGGCTATGGCGACGGCTCGTCCACGTCTGGTGCGCTCTCACAGGAGATGCTGACGTTCTCCTCATCGCGTACCTTCTCCAGCTTCCCGTTCGGATGCGGCACCACCAACCTGGGCGACTTTGGCAGCGTCGACGGGCTGCTTGGCCTTGGCCGTGGCCAGCTTTCGCTGGCCTCGCAAACGGCGTCCTCCTACGACGGCACCTTCTCCTACTGCCTGCCGTCTCACAACATGTCGAGGCCCGGGTTCCTCAGCATCGGCGCCGCCCCGGACACCGGCAAGGTCCAGTACACGGCGATGATCAAGAAGCCGGAGTACCCGTCCTTCTACTTCGTGGAGCTCGCGTCCATCAACATCGGTGGCTACGTCCTGCCGGTGCCGCCATCCGTGTTCACCAGCAAGGGCACCCTGCTCGACTCCGGCACCACCCTCACGTACATCCCCTCGAAGGCCTACGCCTTGCTCCGCGACCGCTTCAAGTTCACCATGAAGGGGAATAAGCCGGCGCCGCCCTTCGAAGAACTCGACACCTGCTACGACTTCTCCGGCCAGAGCGCCATCGTCATACCGGGGGTGTCGTTTAACTTCAGCGACGGAGCCGTGTTCGACCTCGACTTCTACGGGATCATGATGTTCCCTGATGAGGTAGCGCAGCCGGCCTACGGGTGCCTCGCGTTCGCGGCGGGCGATGATGATTCCTTCTCCATCATCGGCAACACGCAGCAGCGTTCCGCCGAGGTGATCTACGACGTTGCAGCTGAGAAGATTGGTTTTGTTCCCTTCAGTTGCTGATTTCCTTCCTGGTAGAAAAGAAGTGACCCACGCGTATCGATCGCCACTCTATGTCCTACCGGCTGCATGTGTTAGTAtcgtgtactccctctgtaaactaatataagagcatttagatcattactttagtattctaaacgtttttatattagtttacggagggaataCTTTTTATCGATTTCCAACTATGAATAAAGGGGTTGAGGCGGTGGGTGCATATGAAAAAAGTTTGCCTTCACCCAGCTGATTTGAGAACAGTTTCGCTAAGTCTCTGAGACTTCGTTATGTCTCAGTCAATATTATATTCCTTAGATTTTGCATTGAGATCCAtataatttttcttcttcttcttacataCTATTCCCTCTATTTTAAAATAAGGCCCCGTTTGATAGCAAAGTATTTTCTATGTATTTTGAAAATACTACAGTTTTTAGAAATACCATGGTTTTAATTACTGTGAGCTGTTTGGTGAGAACAAAAAACTGTAGTATTAATACCATAGTTTTTCCAATACCATGGTATTTTCTCTGCATATAAAAAAGAACCTCCGACCTTTTTTAAAAAAACAGAGAAGACGAAAGAACGAGCGTTATCTTCAACTCACTCCCAACCCATCATCACCGCCTGTCCTCTTGGTCAGCGGTCATGGACAAATCAAAAAATTaacaaaggggggggggggaaatGATTAGTACACTGTCCTTCATTGCTTGCTACTTCCGATTGCCGCTGCTTCCGATTTTTCCTACTGAAGTCATCTCATCCCAATCTGTGTTCCCTACATTTCCAGATCCTCATCTAGCGAAGGTGTGTAGGGATTTGATTTTGTTTTTACTATGTATGCTGGACTTGCCAGGTCAAGATGGACTGATCATGTTCTTGCTGCACGTGATGGCATGTGTGGTAATCGACAACCAACTCCTTTTTATCAGTGTAATATGGAGCTTGTGTATGGTGTGTTCATATTGGTTGTTCGGCTAGTGCATGGTCGTACTAGTTTGTGCATGGCCGTACATCAGCTTGGAACTTCTAGCTAGCTAGCAATGAGCGTGTTTGTAACTGCAGCGTATAAACCTTTTGCCAAACAGGTCCACAGTATTCTTAATACTTCAAAATTCGTTGTAATGTCAAAACTATGATATTTTATACCTACTTGTTAAATTACTGTAGTTTTTCAATACTTTAGTTTTTCAATACTTCGCTATCAAACACAGcctaagtgtctcaagcttagtacaactttgtactagagttagtacaaagttgagacgcttattttaggacggagggagtatgtcactTGACTGAAACTTGTTTAATTCTTAGTCGACTGAGACCTAGCTACACCCATTTGAGAAGAATTCTCCGTCGCCCTCACAACCAACCATGTCTCCTGTCCTATCATGCAAGAGTTGTGTAGTATTTATTTGTCTATAGATGGCCCTATTTTGTACTTCAGCACGCCCATGGCCTCACATAAAACTTATATACTCAAACCTCGTTGTTCGCA
This portion of the Triticum dicoccoides isolate Atlit2015 ecotype Zavitan chromosome 7A, WEW_v2.0, whole genome shotgun sequence genome encodes:
- the LOC119328441 gene encoding aspartyl protease family protein At5g10770-like, with amino-acid sequence MASAGRSLLYGLLVLVLALLCGGALAAPPKRYLSVSLDQVVASKARAQCYDPSSFSGETSGNKFAIHPSCSTAEQAGRNRDIANHDRARLSTIRQRSYPSAMPPMAMPPIPPFIFPPSPTPGSAPAKGMPPMLPVIAFPPMFFPPNPAPSEGMPPVPAVAFPPIYFPPAPAPAEGPSVTIPDVPGTSGYNITEFIVIVGFGTPPQPSALLFDTGSDLSWVQCQPCAAGHCYQQRDPLFDPTKSSTYEVEMLTFSSSRTFSSFPFGCGTTNLGDFGSVDGLLGLGRGQLSLASQTASSYDGTFSYCLPSHNMSRPGFLSIGAAPDTGKVQYTAMIKKPEYPSFYFVELASINIGGYVLPVPPSVFTSKGTLLDSGTTLTYIPSKAYALLRDRFKFTMKGNKPAPPFEELDTCYDFSGQSAIVIPGVSFNFSDGAVFDLDFYGIMMFPDEVAQPAYGCLAFAAGDDDSFSIIGNTQQRSAEVIYDVAAEKIGFVPFSC